The nucleotide window AGCGTAGGCTGCACTTCAATGGTTTGCGGCTCTTCGCGCTTGCTGGTAATGCGATCCAGCAGCATCTCAAGCGCTTTTTCCCCCAGCTGGGCTTTGGGCTGATGGACCGTGGTCAGCGCGGGCGTGAAGTAGCGCGCGTTGCGCACGTTATCGTAACCGATGACGGAAATATCCTGCGGCACGCGCAGCCCCATCTCATCAGCCGCACAGATTGCGCCCATCGCCATGATGTCACCGCCGCAGAACACGGCAGTAGGGCGCTGCTTCTGGTTGAGGATCTGCTGCATCGCCTGATAACCGGATTCCGGCTCAAAGTCGCCCTGCACAATCCACTCCTGACGCACGGTAATGCCCGCTTCATGCATCGCCTGTAAAAAACCAGCGTGGCGTCCGCCCCCGGTATTGCGTTCCATCTGGCCCGGAATCGCCCCGATATCACGGTGGCCGCGCTCAATCAGATAGCGTCCGGCGAGATAGCCGCCGTGAAACGCATTATCCTGCACGGTATCGGTAAAATCGCCGCGCGATTCGCCCCAGTCCATCACCACCATGGGAATGTTACGGTTCTCTTCCAGCATCTGCAGCAGATCGTCCGGATACTCTGAGCACATCACCAGCAGCCCGTCCACGCGTTTTTGCGCCATCATCGACAGATAGGCGCGCTGTTTTTGCAGGTCGTTATGCGCGTTACCGAGGATCAGGGTATAACCGCGGTCAAAACAGTGATTTTCCACCGCTTCGATAATCTCGGCAAAATAGGGCGCTTCGCTGGAGGTGGCCAGCAGCCCCAGCGTTTTGGTGTGGTTCACCTTCAGACTGCGCGCCACGGCGCTGGGTGAATAGTGCAGTGCTTTGATCGCTTCCCATACGGCGTTGCGCGTCTCTTCAGCAACGAAGCGCGTTTTGTTGATGACATGCGAAACCGTGGTGGTTGAGACACCGGCGCGTTTCGCCACATCTTTAATTGTTGCCATCTGAATGGTACTCCTGGGCTTATCGCAACTTACTGATAAGTATATTGTTAAACGTTTGCGTCTGCGAAGGGTATTTTACCCCGTTTTGGCCGGAAAACCGGCGTTTCAGGGGCAAAGAAAACGCGTTCGCAGGCTGTCAATGCAGCATGCGCAAAACCTGTTGCGCAACGAAAGGCGGCGATTCTAGCAAGCTGGCGCGGATAACACGAGATTTTTGCCGGTTGCTGTGCGAAAATTCTTTAACCATGATAACAGTGTGGCTATGGAGCAAGGATGAGTACGGAGATGAAGCTGGCGTTAATGACCACGGTCGCGGCGCTGATGATGATTGTGGCCTTCAGTTTTACGGCAATTCTGCACTAATAAAAAAGCCGGCGCTGAGCAACAGCCGCCGGCTTTTCTTTGCTTGCTTGCGCAACGCAACGCTTAGCGAATGGTTTTAGGTGTCATCATGCGGCGCGCGCCTACATAGTGTTTCTGCCAGTAATCTTCGCTTAGCGCACTGATTTGAATATCTTTACCGGTACGCGGCGACTGAATGAACTTGCCGTTGCCCAGATAGACGCCGACGTGATCGGCAGCACCGCGGTTATTAATGCGGAAGAAGACCAGATCGCCTTTCTCCAGCAGCTCGCGTTTGATCGGGGCCGCATCGCGCAGATGATACATTTCATTGGCGGTGCGCGGCAGTTTGAATTTGACGAGGTCTTTATAGGCGTACCACACCAAACCGCTGCAATCGAAACCGGTATGCGGCGAGGTGCCGCCCCACTGATAAGGCTTACCCAGCTGTCCCATCAGTTTATTCATCGCCGTTTCACGCGCTTTCTGATAGCGCAGGCGGTGAGACTTGCTCATTTTAATGCCGGTCAGGCCCTGAACCTCGTCATCGGCCTCTGCCGCGGCAGCGGCTTTCGCCAGGCGCTGATGACCATATTTTTTACCGCTGAGTTTCAGGGGGGCGCGACGGCTGGTGGTTTTCTGCAGTGCGGTGGCGGTTTTCTGCTGCTTTTTTAGTTTAAATTTCTGCACCGACGTCAGACGGGATTTTTTTGTGGTGGTCTTCACCGGACGTCGCTTGCGGCGCTCATCGTCACGCGCACTTTTTTTCTCAGTCTTCTGCAGACTGGCATTAACCGGCGTGTGCGGGGATGCAGAAGCCACATTAACGAACAGTTGGGCAAAAGCCAGTATGAAAAGCGTAATCAGTAAACGCATAGTCCGGTTACAGGTTAAGCAGGCTGCTCAGGCACAGGCTGCGGAAAAGTTAGAAAAATCTGATCAAAAATCAGAGCCAGGGCAATTCTAATCCACTTTTTTTCTAAAAGGTAAGGGCTTTTTCCATTAATCTGTTACGGCACTGAATTTGTGGCAAAAATGAGCGATTTCAGCCGGTTAAGCCAGCGAAATTATTGCTAATTATTAATTGATTAATGCCTGTTAATGATATGAAAATGTTATCGTTCAGTCATCCGCTTAACAAAGATGGCGATCGCACTGTCGCGGGGCAAAATCCCGTTTTCAGTCGCGGGGCGAAGTCGCTACAATAAACAAACACGAAGTGAAGGATTAAGGAAGGCAAAAATGAGTACTGTTGAAAAAATTCAGCGCCAGATCGCAGAAAACCCGATCCTGCTGTATATGAAAGGGTCGCCAAAGCTGCCAAGCTGCGGCTTCTCTGCGCAGGCGGTGCAGGCGCTGTCTGCCTGTGGTGAGCGCTTCGCGTATGTGGATATCCTGCAGAATCCGGATATCCGTGCTGAATTACCTAAGTACGCTAACTGGCCAACATTCCCGCAGCTGTGGGTGGATGGTGAACTGGTCGGCGGCTGCGACATCATCGTCGAAATGTTCCAGCGTGGCGAACTGCAGCCACTGATCAAAGAGACCGCTGAGAAACACAAAGAAGCGGAATAAGCGAAGCGAAAGCGCTATAAAGGCCGACCTCTGTCGGCCTTTTTCTTTTCTGCGCAGTCAGAGGGCGGCGTCGTCTTCGGCCGGTGCTTCCTGCATCGCCAGCGGCCAGCCGCCCAGACGTTTCCAGCGATTCACCAGCTCACAAAACAGGATGGCTGTCTGCTCGGTGTCATACAGGGCAGAGTGCGCCTGCGTGCTGTCAAACGCCATTCCCGCCGCAATACAGGCTTTTGCCAGCACCGTTTGCCCCAGCACCAGACCGCTAAGCGCCGCGGTATCAAAAGTGGCGAACGGATGGAACGGATTCCGCTTCAGACCGGCACGCTCTGCCGCCGCCATCAGAAAGCTGTGATCGAAGGTGGCATTGTGCGCCACAATGATGGCGCGGTTACAGCCGCTCTCTTTGGTGCCTTTGCGCACCATCTTGAAGATGGCGTGCAGCGCTTCGTATTCACTCACCGCACCGCGCAGCGGGTTGGTGGGATCAATACCGGTAAAGGCCAGCGCATCCGGATTCAGAATCGCGCCTTCAAATGGCTCCACGTGAAAATGCAGGGTTTCATCACGCTGCAGCCAGCCCTCTTCATCCATTTTGAGCGTGATCGCGGCGATCTCCAGCAGGGCATCGGTTTTGGCGTTGAAACCGGCGGTTTCCACGTCAATGACCACAGGGTAGAAACCACGGAAGCGTTGATGAAGGGCATTCAGGGCGTTCGATTCAGACATCAGGATCTCATAGCAGGCAATAAGGCAGCGCGCATTATGGCAAAAATTGCCGGAGGGTGCAGCAGGAGAGGGAGATCAGCCTGCAAATTAGCAGGCTGAGAGGCGGCATCAGTTGCCGAGGCCGTTACCGGCGTGCTTGTTTTCGATCAGCTCGATTTTGTAACCATCCGGATCTTCGACAAACGCAATCACCGTGGTACCGCCTTTCACCGGGCCGGCTTCGCGCGTTACGTTGCCGCCGGCGCTGCGGATGCGTTCGCAGGTTTCCGCCACGTTATCCACGCCAAGCGCGATATGTCCATACGCATTGCCGAGGTCATATTTATCTACGCCCCAGTTGTAGGTCAGCTCAATCACCGCGCCTTCGCTCTCTTCGGTGTAGCCAACAAACGCCAGGGTGTATTTGTATTCGCTGTTTTCGCTCTGGCGCAGAACGCGCATGCCCAGTACGCGGGTGTAAAAATCAATTGAGCGCTGCAGATCGCCAACGCGTAACATGGTGTGAAGTAAACGCATAACATCCTCTTTTTTGACAAGTCGTCTGGTGTGACAAAACGCTAAGTATAGCGAGTAAATGCCCGCTATAAGCAAAACCGCCGCACAGCAGGTGCGGCGGCAAAACGCTTACAGCGTCGGGTAATCAGTGTAACCTTCTGCACCGCCGCCATAGAAGCTTTCCGGGCGCTGCGGATTAAGCGGGGCGTCCTGTTGCAGGCGCGCCACCAGATCCGGGTTAGCAATGAAGTCGCGGCCAAACGCCACGGCATCGATCAGACCACGGGCAATCAGATCATCCGCTTTTTCGACGGTATACGCACCGGCACCGATGATCACGCCCGGGAAGGCGGCACGCACTTTTTCACGGAAAGCATCGGTATACGGCTTACCGCCCGCCCAGTCTGGCTCGGAAAGGTGCAGATACGCGAGCCCGCGCTTGCCCAACTCCGTGATGTACCACAGCGCTGCTTCTTCTTCATCCGGGCCGTTGTCGAGGTTCTGGAACGAACCAATTGGCGAGATACGGATCCCGACGCGGTCGGCTGACCAGTTGGCAATCGCGGCATCCACCACTTCCAGGGCAAAGCGACCGCGTTTTTCGATAGAGCCGCCGTACTCATCGGTGCGCTGGTTCGAACCGGGCGCAAGGAACTGATGCATCAGATAGCCGTGCGCGGAGTGCAACTCCAGCAGGTCGAAATCCGCTTCGCGCGCGTTGGCCGCGGCCTGACCAAAGTCTTTCACGATTTGCTGAATTTCAGCCACGCTCAGCTCGCGCGGCGTGGAGGTATCTTCACGATAGACGCTGCCATCCGGCGCGCGCAGTGAGGTGCGGGTGCCTGCCGGGATCGCGGACGGGGCCACCGGCGCTTTGCCTTCCGGCTGCACGCTGTGATGCGAAATACGCCCGGTGTGCCACAGCTGAACCGCGCTGTGGCCCTGCGCAGCATGAATGCCTTCATTGATCACTTTCCACGCGGCGATTTGTTCCTGCGTATGCAGCCCCGGCGCACCGGCATAGCCTTTCGCCTGGAAAGAGATCTGCGTCGCTTCAGTGATGATCAGCCCGGCGCTGGCGCGCTGCTGATAATACTCTGCCATCAGGGGCGTGGGAACATCACCCGGTTCAATACTGCGCAGACGCGTCAGCGGGGCCATGAATACGCGGTTAGGTACGGTAATCGCGCCCACTTTCAGCGGGGTGAACAGCTGTTTACTCGCCATACTAGCTCCTGTAATAGACCGGTCGTCTAGAAACTGCGGTTTTTAAAATCAGTGGCCGTTCAGCCACTGTTCGATCGTGCCGAGTGCCAGGCTGATGGGCCCGGCTTCACGGGAAATTTTGCTCTGCAGGCTGGCACCCAGCCATAACAGATAGCAGCGCTGTGCCAGCTGCTGCGGCGTCTGCCCGAACGGCAGCGGCTGTTCGTCCGCCAGCTCACTCAGACAGCGGGCATAGGCAGCGATAATCGCCGTTGCGCCGCGCTGCAGGGCGTCACGCATCGGTTCTGAGAGATCGCAGACTTCCGCCGAGAGCTTAACGCCAAGGCAACCCACAATGTGGCCCTGCTCAACAAACAGCGTTTCCGCATAGCGAAAGTGCTGTAACAGGCGTTCGCGCGCAGAAAGGTGCGGTAGCGTCAGCTGTTGCTCAATCTGCTGCAGGTAATTGACGAAGTAGCGCTCAAGAAGCGCCACGCCAAAAGCCTCTTTGGAGCGGAAATAGTGGTAAAACGAGCCTTTCGGCACGTCGGCCCGCGCCAGCATCTCGCTCAGGCCCATGCCGGTAAAACCGCGCTGCAGACAAACCTGCTCGCCGACGGCCAGCAGGTGTTCACGGGTTTCGTTACGCTGCACACTTTTATTCATGGCCGGAAGCGTAGTAGACCAGTCAGTCTAATGCAATGCTCAGGCGCGGTTCTGGCACGATTTGATCATGTCCAGCTGCGGCTGATACTCCTGCGTCTGCACGTTAAACATGCCCAGCAGGGTATGGAACAGATTGTCCTGCGACACCACATCACTGGCGGCATGCTGGCGTAAACAGGCTTCATCCAGGTGATACGCTGCAGCATAACCCGGCGACATCCACATCAGCAGCGGAATATGCGTCTGCTGTGAGGGCGCGAACAGGTAGGGCGCGCCGTGCAGATACATGCCGTGCTCGCCCAGCGATTCGCCGTGGTCGGAGAGATACACCAGCGCCACATTGAAGCGGTCGCTCAGGCCTTTCAGCTTATCGATGGTGCGGCTTACCATATCATCGGTATACAGCAGCGTATTGTCATAGGTGTTGACCAGCGCCTGATGATCGCAATCCTGAATCTGGTTGCTGTCGCAGGTCGGCGTGAAACGGCGGAACGCGGCCGGGTAGCGCTGATAATAGGCGGGCCCATGGCTGCCCATCTGATGCAGCACAATGATGCCGTCATTATGCAGGCTGTCCACGTAGTTATCCAGGCGATGCAGCAGCACATCATCCAGACAGAAGCCGTCGTGACAGTACTGCGGCAGCGTCCAGCGGGTCATATCCGTATGCGGCACGCGGTCACAGGCGCCTTTGCAGCCGCCGTCATTTTCCCGCCATAACACGCTGACGCCGGCATGCGCCAGCACGTCAAGCAGCCCTTCCTGATGGTGTGCCAGATTGGCGTCGTAGTGTTCACGCGGCATGCGGGAGAACATGCAGGGCACGGAGATGGCGGTTTCGGTGCCGCAGGAGCTGGCGTTCGGATAATAAATAACCTGCTGTTTTTGCAGCTGCGGGTTGGTGTCACGGCCATAGCCGCCGAGCGAGTAATCTTCCGCGCGGCCGGTTTCGCCGACCACCAGCACCACCAGCGTCTTTTTGCCTGCTGCGCTAATCAGCGGGCCTTTTTTCGCATCCTGCCCGATGCGCACCAGCGCCTGACTGCCCTGCAGATAGCGCTGATCCACGTAATGGGCGGTGCCGCTCACAATGTTTGCCGGGGTGATCATTTTAATCAGCCCTTTATGGTTACGGATCAGTGAGGCGTAATCTTTATAAAACAGCACGGCCATCAGCAGAATCACCAGCACCGCGCCCAGCGCGCCCGCCAGCCGCTGCAGCACGCTCCACCACCAGCGCTGGCCGGTTTTGATGCGCACGCTGCACAGGACGGCAACCGGTAAAAAACCCATCAGCAGCATCCAGATGAGGTAATTACGGCTGAAGAGCGCGCCGGTCTCCTGCGCATTGGATTCAAACACGTTTTCGATCATGTTGGTGTCGATAACGGTACCAAAGCTGTGCATGAAATAGCTGGCGGCCGCGCTGACCAGCACCAGCACCGCCAGCAGGGGCTTGCGGACATAGGGCCAGCTGAGCAGGGAAAAAATCAGGTAAAAGGCCGCGATCAGCACCACCGGCATGCTGGCGGCAAATAAATAATCATGCAGTCGGGTAAAGGCAATGTTTTCCCAGGCGCGCAGTAAAAACAGGGCATTCAGAACGAGGGCGAAAAACAGCGCTGCGGCAAAATCGAAGCTGCTGGCGTGACACTGTAACCTTGACGAAAATTTCATGGGGACTCATCGGGCAGACGGAATGTGACAATCGTATGAATTTAAGATGAGGAAAACCTTAATCCTGTCGCAACTTTACCATTACCACAGCATAAAACGGCACTCTTTGGTAAACAGGCGCAACCTGTTGCCCGCTGCCGCAGGGTATCTGCTGCCTCCTGCTTACGCCTTGCACAATATCGCTAACCTGCTATAACCAGGCTTGAGGTGATTAATCCGGAGTCAATGTGGCCGAACAACTTGAGTTTTTTCCCGTTCCCAGCCCGTGCCGTGGTATCTGCCAGAGCGATGCGCGCGGCTACTGCCGGGGCTGTTTGCGCAGCCGCGACGAGCGTTTCAACTGGATGAAATTCAGTGACGCGCAGAAGCGGGAAGTGCTGCGTCTGTGCCGCCAGCGCTATCTGCGTCTGCAGCGCCAGCAGAAAACGGAAGAACCTGACGATCCGCAACAACCCGAGCTGTTTTAACGCCCGCGCCCGATGCTTTTGGTTATACTGCCGCTTTCGCTATCCGCTCACGCGTTCAGGGGAGTTTAACCATGTTACAGCCACAAACTATTGCGCCACAGGGCCCGGCCTTTTCACCACTGATTGCCGGCTACTGGCGATTAATGGAGTGGAACATGACGCCGCAGCAGCGGCTGCAGTTTATTGAGCATCATCTGTCGCTGGGTATCACCACCGTTGACCATGCCGATATTTACGGTGACTACCAGTGTGAAGCCGCCTTTGGTGAAGCGCTGCGCCTTGCGCCGCATCTGCGGCAGCAGCTGCAGATCGTGACGAAATGCGGTATCGCGACGCGTGCTAAGCCGGCACACCGCATCGGCCACTACATCACCGAAGCCCGCCATATTCTGCACAGTGCCGAAAACTCGCTGCGCCATCTGGCCACGGATTATCTCGATCTGCTGTTAATCCACCGCCCCGATCCATTAATGGATGCCGATGAGGTGGCAGAAGCCTTTATACAGCTGCATCAAAGCGGCAAAGTGCGCTATTTCGGCGTCTCCAACTTTACCGCTTCACAGTTCACCCTGCTGCAGTCGCGCCTGCCGTTTAGCCTGGTGACCAATCAGCTGGAGATCTCCCCGCTGGAGCAGTCGGCGCTGCTGGATGGCACGCTCGACCAGTGCCAGCAGACGCGGATGCGGCCGATGGCCTGGTCATGCCTGGGCGGTGGCCGGCTGTTTAACGATCCGCACTACCAGCCGCTGCGCGATGAGCTGGCGCAGATCAGCGAGGAAATCGGTGCCGATAATATTGAGCAGGTGGTGTACGCCTGGGTGCTCAGGCTGCCAAGCCGGCCGCTGCCGATTATCGGCTCCGGAAAAACGGCGCGCATCAGCGAGGCGGTAAAAGCCTGCGACCTGACGCTGGATCGCCAGCAGTGGTTCCGCATCCGCAAAGCGGCGCTGGGCTATGACGTCCCCTGAAGCGTAAAGCTTCGTCAACCTGCGGCAGGGCGGACCATTCCGGTCCAGGCTTAGAGGGAACCTGAACCGTAAGGAGACGTTATGAAAAAGACCGTTATTGCTGTTCTGGCACTCGCCTGCGCCACCGGTGCGCAGGCGGCCTCAGAGAAGGTAACGCTGCACCAGGTCACAGCACAGGGGAGCGGTGAGGCTGTCGGGAGCGTTACCGTGACCGAAACGCCCTACGGCCTGCAGTTTACCCCGGCGCTGACCGGCCTGAAGCCGGGTATTCACGGTTTTCACGTGCACGCCAAAGGCAGCTGCGAACCTGGCGAGTCCGCCGGCAAAACCGTGGCAGCGGGCGCGGCGGGTGGACACCTCGATCCCCGGAACAGCGGTAAACATCTGGGCCCCTGGGGTGATGGCCACACCGGCGACCTGCCGGCGCTGTATGTGACGCAGGACGGCAAAGCGGACTATCCGGTGGTGGCACCGCGCCTGATATCGCTGAGTGAAATAAAAGGCAAAGCGCTGATGGTGCATGCCGGCGGTGATAACCATGCCGACCATCCGCAGCCGCTGGGCGGCGGCGGGGCGAGGCTGGCCTGCGGCGTCATCTGAGCGCGACACGGCAGCCTGGCTGCCGTTTTTAGTGCGGAAAAATTCTGACCCACTTTCCGACTACTCAGGGGCAGTTTTCCATCCTATGATGTGCGGCGAGGAAGATAACCCTGGGAGCCGTCATGAAGACACGAGGAATGTTGCTGTTATGCCTGTTACTGGCCGGGTGCGACCAGCCCAATGACAATCAGTTACGGC belongs to Candidatus Pantoea soli and includes:
- the purR gene encoding HTH-type transcriptional repressor PurR yields the protein MATIKDVAKRAGVSTTTVSHVINKTRFVAEETRNAVWEAIKALHYSPSAVARSLKVNHTKTLGLLATSSEAPYFAEIIEAVENHCFDRGYTLILGNAHNDLQKQRAYLSMMAQKRVDGLLVMCSEYPDDLLQMLEENRNIPMVVMDWGESRGDFTDTVQDNAFHGGYLAGRYLIERGHRDIGAIPGQMERNTGGGRHAGFLQAMHEAGITVRQEWIVQGDFEPESGYQAMQQILNQKQRPTAVFCGGDIMAMGAICAADEMGLRVPQDISVIGYDNVRNARYFTPALTTVHQPKAQLGEKALEMLLDRITSKREEPQTIEVQPTLIERRSVADGPFRDYRR
- the cydH gene encoding cytochrome bd-I oxidase subunit CydH, which produces MSTEMKLALMTTVAALMMIVAFSFTAILH
- a CDS encoding C40 family peptidase, which codes for MRLLITLFILAFAQLFVNVASASPHTPVNASLQKTEKKSARDDERRKRRPVKTTTKKSRLTSVQKFKLKKQQKTATALQKTTSRRAPLKLSGKKYGHQRLAKAAAAAEADDEVQGLTGIKMSKSHRLRYQKARETAMNKLMGQLGKPYQWGGTSPHTGFDCSGLVWYAYKDLVKFKLPRTANEMYHLRDAAPIKRELLEKGDLVFFRINNRGAADHVGVYLGNGKFIQSPRTGKDIQISALSEDYWQKHYVGARRMMTPKTIR
- a CDS encoding Grx4 family monothiol glutaredoxin, whose product is MSTVEKIQRQIAENPILLYMKGSPKLPSCGFSAQAVQALSACGERFAYVDILQNPDIRAELPKYANWPTFPQLWVDGELVGGCDIIVEMFQRGELQPLIKETAEKHKEAE
- the rnt gene encoding ribonuclease T, which translates into the protein MSESNALNALHQRFRGFYPVVIDVETAGFNAKTDALLEIAAITLKMDEEGWLQRDETLHFHVEPFEGAILNPDALAFTGIDPTNPLRGAVSEYEALHAIFKMVRKGTKESGCNRAIIVAHNATFDHSFLMAAAERAGLKRNPFHPFATFDTAALSGLVLGQTVLAKACIAAGMAFDSTQAHSALYDTEQTAILFCELVNRWKRLGGWPLAMQEAPAEDDAAL
- the gloA gene encoding lactoylglutathione lyase, giving the protein MRLLHTMLRVGDLQRSIDFYTRVLGMRVLRQSENSEYKYTLAFVGYTEESEGAVIELTYNWGVDKYDLGNAYGHIALGVDNVAETCERIRSAGGNVTREAGPVKGGTTVIAFVEDPDGYKIELIENKHAGNGLGN
- a CDS encoding alkene reductase, whose product is MASKQLFTPLKVGAITVPNRVFMAPLTRLRSIEPGDVPTPLMAEYYQQRASAGLIITEATQISFQAKGYAGAPGLHTQEQIAAWKVINEGIHAAQGHSAVQLWHTGRISHHSVQPEGKAPVAPSAIPAGTRTSLRAPDGSVYREDTSTPRELSVAEIQQIVKDFGQAAANAREADFDLLELHSAHGYLMHQFLAPGSNQRTDEYGGSIEKRGRFALEVVDAAIANWSADRVGIRISPIGSFQNLDNGPDEEEAALWYITELGKRGLAYLHLSEPDWAGGKPYTDAFREKVRAAFPGVIIGAGAYTVEKADDLIARGLIDAVAFGRDFIANPDLVARLQQDAPLNPQRPESFYGGGAEGYTDYPTL
- a CDS encoding TetR/AcrR family transcriptional regulator, giving the protein MNKSVQRNETREHLLAVGEQVCLQRGFTGMGLSEMLARADVPKGSFYHYFRSKEAFGVALLERYFVNYLQQIEQQLTLPHLSARERLLQHFRYAETLFVEQGHIVGCLGVKLSAEVCDLSEPMRDALQRGATAIIAAYARCLSELADEQPLPFGQTPQQLAQRCYLLWLGASLQSKISREAGPISLALGTIEQWLNGH
- the eptA gene encoding phosphoethanolamine transferase EptA, yielding MKFSSRLQCHASSFDFAAALFFALVLNALFLLRAWENIAFTRLHDYLFAASMPVVLIAAFYLIFSLLSWPYVRKPLLAVLVLVSAAASYFMHSFGTVIDTNMIENVFESNAQETGALFSRNYLIWMLLMGFLPVAVLCSVRIKTGQRWWWSVLQRLAGALGAVLVILLMAVLFYKDYASLIRNHKGLIKMITPANIVSGTAHYVDQRYLQGSQALVRIGQDAKKGPLISAAGKKTLVVLVVGETGRAEDYSLGGYGRDTNPQLQKQQVIYYPNASSCGTETAISVPCMFSRMPREHYDANLAHHQEGLLDVLAHAGVSVLWRENDGGCKGACDRVPHTDMTRWTLPQYCHDGFCLDDVLLHRLDNYVDSLHNDGIIVLHQMGSHGPAYYQRYPAAFRRFTPTCDSNQIQDCDHQALVNTYDNTLLYTDDMVSRTIDKLKGLSDRFNVALVYLSDHGESLGEHGMYLHGAPYLFAPSQQTHIPLLMWMSPGYAAAYHLDEACLRQHAASDVVSQDNLFHTLLGMFNVQTQEYQPQLDMIKSCQNRA
- a CDS encoding DUF1289 domain-containing protein — translated: MAEQLEFFPVPSPCRGICQSDARGYCRGCLRSRDERFNWMKFSDAQKREVLRLCRQRYLRLQRQQKTEEPDDPQQPELF
- a CDS encoding aldo/keto reductase; the encoded protein is MLQPQTIAPQGPAFSPLIAGYWRLMEWNMTPQQRLQFIEHHLSLGITTVDHADIYGDYQCEAAFGEALRLAPHLRQQLQIVTKCGIATRAKPAHRIGHYITEARHILHSAENSLRHLATDYLDLLLIHRPDPLMDADEVAEAFIQLHQSGKVRYFGVSNFTASQFTLLQSRLPFSLVTNQLEISPLEQSALLDGTLDQCQQTRMRPMAWSCLGGGRLFNDPHYQPLRDELAQISEEIGADNIEQVVYAWVLRLPSRPLPIIGSGKTARISEAVKACDLTLDRQQWFRIRKAALGYDVP
- the sodC gene encoding superoxide dismutase family protein; amino-acid sequence: MKKTVIAVLALACATGAQAASEKVTLHQVTAQGSGEAVGSVTVTETPYGLQFTPALTGLKPGIHGFHVHAKGSCEPGESAGKTVAAGAAGGHLDPRNSGKHLGPWGDGHTGDLPALYVTQDGKADYPVVAPRLISLSEIKGKALMVHAGGDNHADHPQPLGGGGARLACGVI